The following proteins are co-located in the Shouchella hunanensis genome:
- a CDS encoding GNAT family N-acetyltransferase — protein MSKSVRMEKASPCSRVGAKLNIMAIESMAQTIVGSDDPAIIEETMKGLWEGKNNRFSHEFAYEAKVGNKTLGMITCYPTSVMNQLVLPTAKQILHIRRFAMVNYAVKNVRTLYAMMTMEEGKKDEFHIGAMAILPESRGLGIGGMLLHYAEARAKDCSFKKLSLTVRENNPRAKQLYERVGYQVVGKIDQGSFKLFRMVKAV, from the coding sequence ATGTCCAAATCGGTTCGAATGGAGAAAGCATCGCCTTGTTCGAGGGTGGGCGCTAAGCTAAACATAATGGCTATTGAAAGCATGGCTCAAACAATTGTTGGTTCAGACGATCCTGCTATTATAGAAGAAACGATGAAAGGATTGTGGGAAGGGAAAAACAATCGCTTCAGCCACGAATTTGCTTATGAAGCAAAAGTAGGTAACAAAACACTTGGAATGATTACGTGCTACCCAACAAGCGTCATGAATCAATTAGTTCTTCCGACAGCCAAACAAATTTTGCACATAAGACGATTTGCTATGGTCAACTATGCAGTCAAGAATGTGCGTACCCTCTATGCCATGATGACGATGGAGGAAGGGAAGAAGGATGAGTTTCATATAGGTGCGATGGCCATACTACCTGAAAGCAGAGGGCTAGGTATTGGTGGAATGCTGCTTCATTATGCTGAAGCGCGTGCGAAAGATTGCTCTTTTAAGAAACTATCGCTAACGGTTCGAGAAAACAATCCCCGTGCGAAGCAGTTATACGAGCGGGTTGGCTATCAAGTTGTAGGAAAGATTGATCAAGGATCTTTTAAACTTTTTCGGATGGTTAAAGCGGTGTAG
- a CDS encoding DUF2200 domain-containing protein, with the protein MAKHKIYTMPFASVYPHYVNKVERKGRTKAELDEVIQWLTGYRPEALEAHLEKQTDMESFFSGAPIMNPSRSLIKGVICGVRVEDIEEPLMREIRYLDKLVDELARGKAMEKVLRG; encoded by the coding sequence ATGGCTAAGCATAAAATTTACACGATGCCGTTTGCAAGCGTTTATCCACATTATGTGAATAAGGTTGAAAGAAAAGGCCGGACAAAAGCCGAGCTCGATGAGGTCATTCAATGGTTAACTGGCTATCGTCCAGAAGCGCTAGAAGCGCATTTGGAAAAGCAAACAGATATGGAATCGTTTTTTTCAGGTGCCCCAATCATGAACCCATCACGGTCTCTTATTAAAGGTGTTATATGTGGTGTTCGGGTGGAAGATATTGAAGAACCACTTATGAGAGAAATTCGTTACTTGGATAAATTAGTAGATGAGCTGGCAAGAGGTAAGGCAATGGAGAAGGTATTACGAGGCTAG